CAGCCACCCCCAGGCGGTCCGACCACACGTAGACCCGCCGATGAATGCGGGTTTCCCCCTCCCTCTCCACACAGGCCTCGTGCACCCGCTCGTGCTGGAGCATCCCCTCCAGGACCGGAGCGTTGACGTCCAGCTCGCC
This portion of the Bacillota bacterium genome encodes:
- a CDS encoding CRISPR-associated protein Cas4, producing the protein MTVDDAAEYLPVSMLNQWAYCPRRFYYMYVLGELDVNAPVLEGMLQHERVHEACVEREGETRIHRRVYVWSDRLGVA